The region TGTCTTTGTTCCAGACGTTCGATCCAGACGACGTCGTCACCGTGTTGGTGCGAAGTCCGTCCCAACCGCCCAGGGCGTTCGCACTTTTCTCGATGCCATCGACTTGGCCAGACTGTTCGGCGATGACCATCGTGTTGGACGTGCCGTCGGTCATCTCGGCCAGTTTGCGTCCGCGAAAGTTGATGAATGCGCCGTTCTCGCAGTGGGTCCCAGACTGGACGGCGTTGACCTGGGTGCAGACGCTAAGGCGATTTTGGGGATCAGGATAAGCCCCGGAAATGCCCACGTAATCGTGGACTTGCGACCAGTCGGGACTCGTTCCGGAATAGGTCATCGCCGGATTGCGGTCTGGAAGCGCACTGGACGGACATACCAAACCAGGCACGGTGACGTCGTAAAGCACAGGGTTTCCGGTAAACATGCGGCCATCAAAGCGGCCCCACGCGACGCTAAAGTCGAGCTGATCGTAAACCACGCTTTGCTCGAGATACGGCAAGATGGTGATCTTCCAGTTGAAGAGCGAGACGTTCCCGGTAGGGAGTTCCTGATAAGTGTTCTCGAAATTGTGCAGTGCGAGCCCAAGCTGCTTTAAGTTGTTCGAGCACTGCATGCGTCGAGCGGCTTCGCGGGCTTGCTGCACCGCCGGTAAAAGTAGCGCGATCAAAACACCAATAATCGCAATCACGACGAGCAGTTCGACCAACGTGAAACCGCTTCGCATGGGAACAGGCCGAGTCTTCATAGATACCCCAGAGATGAAAATATGCGTGGGTGATCAATTCCTGGCGGCTTGGGAAGTGGGGAAAGCTGCCAACAGGCATGACAAGGCGGTGCGACCTGCTTGCAAAGAAAATGCCGAACCGATGGGCTTACTTTGTCCACCTAAGGGAGGGGAGGTGGAAAGTCTTGTCAGGCAAGCACTTCAAAGAAGGTGGTGATGGGTGATGTCTCGAAAAATCATGTGGAGAACTTGCCGGCCTAGATGCGTTCCATGTGCGAATGCCACAAGATGTATCGGCGTTGCTCGATTGTTGTGCGAGGCAAAAGTTCACGCAGTCTACCCGCATTGCCTAAACCGTGATCGATTGCCGCTCTCGAAGTGCACTCGTGGGCAAAAATGTCACAACTTCGTGTCATACGAACTGGGGCTTAGTATGTCCAAGAGTGTCGATCGATTAGGCCGATTAGCGAGGGGATGCTGAGCGCAAACGAGCTCGCGAACATGCAATTGAATGCGGTGTCCAACGCTTAGCTGGGATTTTGGACGAAATTTGCCATTCCCATGCTCATCCTGGCTTGCGGGGAACTTTGGACTCGTTATAGTTATTGGTTTTCCATAAAGCCCAGGTAGTGGGCTAGCGTAGCTCAATTGGCAGAGCAGCTGATTTGTAATCAGCAGGTTGTGGGTTCAAGTCCCTCCGCTAGCTTGTTAAGCCCACTTTGGGGCTGAATTTGGACGGATAAGAGCCGTTTTCGACGGGTTGCCGAAGCCACTAGTTTCGGAGGCCTAGCAAAGCGGATATGTTGGGGGGTTTCCCGAGCGGTCAAAGGGGACAGACTGTAAATCTGTTGGCATTGCCTTCACAGGTTCGAATCCTGTACCCCCCACTGAATTGAAATCCCGGGCTTTATTGGAAGAAAAGACAGCAAGGCCTGGGTAGGTTGCGGGTGTAGCTCAATGGTAGAGCAACAGCCTTCCAAGCTGAAGACGAGGGTTCGATTCCCTTCACCCGCTTCGCAACACGCCTCTTTACCGGGTCTGTTGTGAGCTTGCCAAAGCGATCTCGATAGGTCGACGAGGCTCCGTTGTCGAGAATCGGGTTGTCCGTTTGGGCGGCTCGGAAGCGAGTAGCCGGGTAAAGGTGGCGGAAGCAAAGCCCCAAACAAGCTTCCCATTTTTCGGCTGCTGTAGCTCAGTGGTAGAGCACTTCCTTGGTAAGGAAGAGGTCAAGGGTTCAAGTCCCTTCAGCAGCTCTTCACGGCACCTTGATTTTCGTATTTAGACAGATCCCAATTTTTCACGGTTTAACTGGGGTAAGAAAGACATAGAAAATGGCCAAGGACGTATTTGAACGATCTAAACCTCACGTCAACGTTGGCACCATCGGTCACATTGACCACGGTAAAACGACCACGACGGGCGCGATCTTGGCGGTTCAGGCTGCCAAGGGCCTGGCAAAGATGAAGGAATACTCGGAAATCGCCAAGGGTGGTACCGTTCGTGACGAAACGAAGACGGTTACCATTGCTGTGGCTCACGTCGAGTATGAATCGCCGACTCGTCACTATGCTCACATTGACTGCCCCGGCCACGCTGACTTCGTCAAGAACATGATCACCGGTGCTGCCCAGATGGACGGTGCGATTCTGGTGGTTTCCGCTGCTGACGGTCCAATGCCGCAGACGAAGGAACACGTTCTGCTGGCTCGCCAGGTTGGTGTGCCTTGCATCGTGGTTTACCTGAACAAGTGTGACCTGGTCGACGACGAAGAGTTGTTGGACCTCGTCGAGCTGGAAGTTCGTGAGCTGCTGAACAAGAACGATTTCCCAGGTGACGACTGCCCAGTTGTCCGTGGTAACTCGCTCGGTGCTTACAACAACCCTGCTGACGCAGACGCTTCCGCTTGCATCACCGAATTGGTTGACGCACTGGACAGCTACATTCCAGAACCAGAACGCGAAACTGACAAGCCATTCCTGATGGCAATCGAAGACGTCTTCTCCATCGAAGGTCGTGGTACGGTTGCTACCGGTCGTATTGAACGCGGTATCGTCAAGGTTGGTGAAGAAGTCGAAATTCTCGGTCTGACCGAAAAGCCGACCAAGACCACCGTCACCGGCGTTGAAATGTTCAACAAGATCCTGCAAGAAGGTGTTGCTGGCGATAACGTCGGTTGCCTTCTGCGTGGTGTCAAGCGTGAAGACATTTCGCGTGGTCAGGTTCTCGCCAAGCCAGGTTCGGTTAACCCGCACACCAAGTTCGAGGCAGAAATCTACTGCTTGAGCAAGGAAGAAGGTGGTCGTCACACGCCATTCTTCAGCGGCTACCGTCCACAGTTCTACTTCCGAACCACTGACGTTACCGGGACTGCCAATCTGCAAGGTGCAGAAATGTGCATGCCAGGCGACAACGTCAAGATCGAAGTCGAGCTGCACAAGCCGATCGCTATGTTTGAAGGTGTTCGCTTCGCTATCCGCGAAGGTGGTAAGACCGTCGGTTCCGGCGTTGTTACCAAGATCACCGAGTAAAACTCGTTTAGAATTCAGCTCGCCGAACCAAGCATTGGCTTTGGTTCGGCGATGCTACAGGGGCGTAGCTCAATTGGCAGAGCGCTGGATTCCAAATCCAGATGTTGAGAGTTCGAGTCCCTCCGCCCCTGCTTAATCGTTGGTGTTACCGAATTTGTTGAGCGCGTCGCACCGGTAAAGAGACCCTGGAAAAACACCCCAGCGTCGTCGCCGCGGCAGGAACGCCAAAGACTGAGAGTGACCATGGCCAAGGAGAAGACCGTCGGTTCCCCTTCCCTTCTCAACGAGATGGTGCAGGCGAATCGGTATAAGCGGACTCAGGGCAGGATTGCCCGGCAGGCAACGTTAATTTCCATTTGGGTATTGACCGCGATTGCCGCTTACCAGCTGTATCAGCAGATGGAAGCGATGGCAACGATGGTTCAGTACCAGTTGCACTTGCTGGTTCCCATTGCCCTGGTCGTCGTTGGTTTTTGGGTAGCCTATCGACTGATTAACTGGCCTACGTTCGCGGACTTTTTGATCGCGGTCGAGGCAGAAATGAATAAGGTCACTTGGCCTTCCAAGGCTGAGTTGTGGCGAAGTGTCATCGTGGTGATCGCGTTGATCTTCATCCTGGCCATGCTGTTGTTTGCGTTCGACTTGTTGTGGATCACCCTGTTCAAAACGATCGGGTTGATTCCTCCAGATCCGCAGACTCCGCCGACGTAGTCGCTCGGTTTGTAGCGGCTTGTTGGCAGCGGCCCTTTGGTTGCCAGGTGCATTTCGCAATAGATAGTTCGGTCCTTGCGGCCGGATAAGGTTGAGTATCCGTGTCAAGTTCCCCTGACAATTCGTTTGATCCTCAGAAGGACCCCGAGTCGGGTATCCCTGCGGACGCAGAAAACACCGCAGAAGAAGCAGCGACCCCGGAAGCTGCTGCGGATGATGCTGCGTCAGTGGAAGAGCCAGAATCGGCTGACGAGGAAAACGCATTGGGCGAAGCTGCGGAAGATCAACCTGAATCCGACGATGCCGCTCCCGCTGAAGATTCTACGGAGGAAGCAGGGCCTGCTGAGCCAAAGCCAGCTCCTGCGGCCACCGGCAAGAAGCGTGGGCCGATCGAAGAAATCAGTGATGAAGAGGAAGAAGCTGCGGAGGCAGCTGACAAGGAGTGGTACATCCTCAAGGTTCAAAGCAATCGCGAAAAGTCGATTAGCAATAACCTGATCCGCCGCGTCAAGATGGCGGGCCTCGAGGATTACTTCGGCGAGATTCTTGTTCCTACCGAGGATTTGGTGGAATACAAGAACGGCAAGAAGAAAGTTACCAAGCAGAAGCTCTATCCAGGCTACATCGTCGTGCATATGGCAATCAACGACGAAACGTGGTTTCTGGTTCGTGAGACCGGTGGCATTGGTGACTTTACCGGCGCGGCTGGCAAGCCAGTGCCGATGTTGCCGCACGAAGTGGATCGCATCGTCAAGAAGACGCGCAAGCCCGAAGAAGGCGAGCAAGAAGAAGTCAAGACGAACATTCGCTTCAAGATTGGCGACCATGTTCGCATCACCGAAGGAACCTTCGAGAACTTCGAGGGGGATGTCGAGGTGATCGACAACACCAATGGCCGCGTGACGGTCATGATCAATATTTTCGGCCGCACAACACCGGTGGAGATGGAACACTGGCAAATGGAGCCAGTTTAATCCACTTCAGGCGTTGGACCGGTGGTCGATTCTTCTAACTCCCCCTTTGCCGGCGGAAACAGAGAACGAGCCTCGGGGCCTTTGTTTAATAAGCACACGGTTTACATAGCATTCGGTTGCGGCACGCCGTCCAGGCAGACCGCAGCACGGGAAACAGCAAAATGGCACGGGAACAAGTAGGTCAAGCGAAGTTTCAGGTCCCCGGCGGTCAAGCCACTCCGGCTCCTCCTGTCGGTACCTCGTTGGGTCGTTTCGGTGTGAACCTCGGTCAGTTCGTTCAACAGTTCAACGACAAGACTCGAGAGTTCAACGGCATGCCGATTCCGGTTGTCGTCACTGTGTACAACGACCGTACCTTCGAGTTCGTCTGCAAGAGCCCACCAGCTGCTGCCCTGCTGAAGAAAGCTGCTGGCCTGGCCAAGGGAAGTGGCACGCCGAACACCAAGAAAGTCGGTAAGGTCAGCCAAGACCAAATCGAAGACATCTGCAACCAAAAGATGGCGGACTTGAATGCCCGCGACTTGGACCACGCTCGCCGAATGATCGAAGGAACGGCTCGGAGCATGGGTCTGGAAGTCACGGAATAGTCCTACCCCTTTACGCGAACATTATCTCCCTACCTATTGGCGATAAACGATGGCTAAACAATCCAAACGATACCGAGCCCTGGCAGAAAAGCTGCCAGCCGAACCGCTCAACCTGAAAGACGCGATCGTGCTGTTGAAGTCGTTCGATACGACCAAGTTCGATCAGACCGTGGAAATTGCGATGCGATTGGGTATCGATCCGAAGCAAGCTGACCAGTTGGTCCGTGGCGCTTTGGTTCTGCCGCACGGTATCGGTAAAGTCCAGCGTGTCATCGTCTTCGCGAAGGGGGATAACGCCACCGCCGCGGAAGAAGCTGGTGCGGACGAAGTCGGTGCCGAAGAGCTCGCCAAGAAGATCAAGGGTGGTTGGCTCGACTTTGACGTCTGTATCGCCAGCCCCGACATGATGGGGTTGGTCGGTCCTTTGGGTCGTGTCCTCGGTCCTCGTGGTTTGATGCCATCGCCACGTGCCGGTACGGTCACCCCAGACGTCGCTAAAGTGGTCAAGGAATACAAAGCCGGTAAGGTCGAATTCCGTAATGACCCAACTGGAATCGTTCATGCAGTCGTTGGTCGTCTTGGTTTCGAGTCGGACAAGCTGCAAGACAACATCCAGGCCTTCATCGATCATATCAATGGCCTCAAGCCTCAAGCGGCGAAGGGCACTTATGTTCGTAGCGTCAATTTGAGTGCGACAATGAGCCCCGGCATCCAAGTCGCTCTCTAAATTGTTCCTAACCAGTTCAAGCGTTACGCGAAAACACATTCGTATAAAAGCCCTGAGCCATGAGTAAGTATCTAAAAAACCTGGTGATCACCGATCTGTCCAAGCGATTGGATGGGGTCAACGACTTGTTGGTGGTCGACGTTGTGGGGATGAATGCGGAAAAGACTCACCTGGTCCGCAAGCAACTCCGCGAAAAGGGCCTGAGCCTATTGGTCGTGCGTCGCACGCTGGCCGCCAAGGCTTGTGAAGGCACCACGCTCGCTCCCGCCTTCGAGGGCATGCAAGGTAGCACCGCCATCGTTTGGGGCGGCGAAGACTTCGTCGATTTGGCGAAAGAAGTCGTCAAGCTGAACGAGAACGATGATTATCCCGGGTTCACCGCCAAGGGCGGTGTCATGGATGGCGAATCCCTGAACCCTGATTCGGTCAAGGCAATCAGTAAATGGCCCAACCGAGCTGAACAGCTCTCGCTTCTGGTGGGTCAGATTCTGGGTCCTGGCCGTACCCTGGGAGCCCAAATCAAGGGTCCTGGTGCCAAGTTGGCCTCGCAGGTCAAGCAAGTTGGCGAAAAGCAAGAAGGCTAACAGCCTTCTCTCGGCAAACGTCCTGGCGGCTTTTGCCGAAAGAACGTTTCCATAAACCAAAACATCCGTATTCCCTGGCGCAGGTGGAATCGCTCCCCTGCAAATCGTGTTGAAAGGATAAGATCCGAAATGTCCGAAGAAGCAACTGCAACCGTCGAAGTGTCCGAAGAAATCAAGGGTTTGGGCGATCAGATCGCTGGTCTGACCCTGAAGCAAGCCGTTGAACTGGGCGACTACCTGAAGGACGCTCACGGCATCGAAGCCGCCGCTGGTGGTGGTGTCGTTATGGCTCCTGGTGGTGGCGATGCCGGTGGTGCTGCCGCTGCTGAGCAAACCGAATTCGACGTCGTGATGACCGACTTCGGTGCCCAGAAGATCGGCGTCATTAAGGTCGTCCGTGGTATCACCGGTCTGGGCTTGAAGGAAGCTAAGGACCTCGTCGAAGGTACCCCAAGCAAGATCAAGGAAGGCGTCTCGAAGGAAGAAGCCGAAAAGGTCAAGACCGAACTGGAAGAAGCTGGTGCCGTCGTCGAAATCAAGTAAGACGTTGGTATTTGGCTGATTTCCTGTTTTCACTCAGGCGTTGCCTCGCCTATACTTAAGAGGCAACGTCGCGAGGTGTGATTTTGAAGTCTCCCGGATCTTCTTTTTCTTTTGACAGCATGGATGGGAATCAGGTAAGAGTGCGCGCCCGTATCTCCGGGCGTGCTAGCTTGCATGGCGCCAGCTGCGCGCTTTCGCGGGTCTGCTTAAATCTGAACCTCTACTGTCCGCCCGTATCGCTCATGCTTTCCCGCTATCTGTCTCAGGCCGCCTGCTAGAACCCTGCGTTCGGTCTGCGCTTGATTTAGCGTGAGAGCATGTTGTTTTTTGATTTGCCGCCCAAGGAGTCGCGTCGCCTATGGCTACCTCGTCGCAACGACGGCTGGAACCCACTGAAGTTCGTCGGTTTGGAAGTCAATCGATTTACATGGCTCCGCCGGATCTGACGAAAATTCAGACCCTGAGCTACAAAAACTTTCTGCAAGCGGAACTCGATGCGGAAGAGCGAGATCAAGAGCTGGGCATCGAAAGTGTCCTGCGAGAGATCTTCCCCATCCAAAGTTACGATGGCCAGAATCAGCTGGACTATGTCCGGTATGAACTAGGCAAGCCGCGCTACACGCCAGAGGAATGTAAGCAGCTGCGGTTAACCTACGGTCGTCCGTTCCGAATTTGGCTCCGCTTGAATAAAGAAGAGCCGATCGAAGAAGAAGTCTACCTGGGTGACTTGCCGGTCATGCTGGGTGGTGGTGAGTTCATCATCAATGGTGCCGAGCGTGTTGTCGTTAGCCAGCTGCACCGCAGCCCTGGTGTCGACTTCGTTCTCGAGCAAGACACTACTTCGGACAAGAAGCTCCCAAGCTGTCGCGTGATTCCAGAGCGCGGAAGCTGGATTGAAGTCAATGTCTCGAAGAAAGACTCGCTCACAGTCCGTATCGACCAGAGCGGTAAATTCGCCGCGACGACGCTTCTGCGAGCGATGTCGCCAGAGTTTAGTAGCGACGCCGACGTGATCCGAGCGTTCTATGAATCTTCGGTCGAAACGGTCAAAGATGGCCGTAGCGTCTCGAAGATCGAGAACAAGATCGCGGTTGACGACATTATCTACCCAAGTGGCAACGACCGTGCTGGGGAAATTATCCTCGAAGCAGGTCAGAAGATCAGCCGCAACATCGCGGAATTGATTTGCTCGGCTGGTATCGATACGGTCGAAGTCATGGAGCCGCCAAAGACTCCGCTGATCTTCAACGCGTTGGGCGAAGACAACACCTCGAGTCACGAGGAAGCATTGCTTCGTATTTACCAGCGTCTGCGTCCAGGGAATCCTCCGCAGCTGGAAAAAGCGAAGACGTTGTTCGCTGAAAAGTTCTACGACGAAAACCGCTACCGCCTCGGTCGCGTCGGTCGTTTCCGTATGAACCGAAAGCTGGGTCTCGACATCGACGAAGGTCAGCAGACCCTTCGTCCGGAAGACCTGATCGCGGCGATTCGGTACATCTTGTATCTCTCGTCAGGTGACAAACGAGCTCGTATCGACGATATCGACCACTTGGGTAATCGTCGTCTCCGAACGATCGACGAGTTGGCCTGCGACGAAATGCGTAAGGGCTTCCTGAAGCTGCGTCGCACGGTTCAAGAGCGAATGAGCCTGAAGGACGCGGAAGACATGACTCCGCGTAACCTGGTTAACCCGAAGAGCATTTCGGCAGCGATCGAATACTTCTTCGGCCGTGGCGAGCTTTCGCAGGTGGTCGACCAGACTAACCCGCTTTCGATGCTTACGCACGAACGTCGTTTGTCGGCTCTCGGTCCAGGCGGTTTGAATCGTAAGCGTGCAGGCTTTGAAGTCCGCGACGTTCACATTTCTCACTACGGTCGTATCTGTCCGATTGAAACGCCGGAAGGTACGAACATCGGTCTGATCTCCAGCTTGGCTCTCTACTCTTCGGTGGACGAGTATGGCTTCCTGATCACGCCGTATC is a window of Bremerella sp. TYQ1 DNA encoding:
- a CDS encoding DUF1559 domain-containing protein: MKTRPVPMRSGFTLVELLVVIAIIGVLIALLLPAVQQAREAARRMQCSNNLKQLGLALHNFENTYQELPTGNVSLFNWKITILPYLEQSVVYDQLDFSVAWGRFDGRMFTGNPVLYDVTVPGLVCPSSALPDRNPAMTYSGTSPDWSQVHDYVGISGAYPDPQNRLSVCTQVNAVQSGTHCENGAFINFRGRKLAEMTDGTSNTMVIAEQSGQVDGIEKSANALGGWDGLRTNTVTTSSGSNVWNKDTPIHEITYSSGYTQGTATFRYPINSSWLSGAPSGANSWFDVNTILNSYHPGGIETLLGDGSVRFVQETADMEMLRRGFTLDDGLVISDL
- the tuf gene encoding elongation factor Tu; translated protein: MAKDVFERSKPHVNVGTIGHIDHGKTTTTGAILAVQAAKGLAKMKEYSEIAKGGTVRDETKTVTIAVAHVEYESPTRHYAHIDCPGHADFVKNMITGAAQMDGAILVVSAADGPMPQTKEHVLLARQVGVPCIVVYLNKCDLVDDEELLDLVELEVRELLNKNDFPGDDCPVVRGNSLGAYNNPADADASACITELVDALDSYIPEPERETDKPFLMAIEDVFSIEGRGTVATGRIERGIVKVGEEVEILGLTEKPTKTTVTGVEMFNKILQEGVAGDNVGCLLRGVKREDISRGQVLAKPGSVNPHTKFEAEIYCLSKEEGGRHTPFFSGYRPQFYFRTTDVTGTANLQGAEMCMPGDNVKIEVELHKPIAMFEGVRFAIREGGKTVGSGVVTKITE
- the secE gene encoding preprotein translocase subunit SecE; the protein is MAKEKTVGSPSLLNEMVQANRYKRTQGRIARQATLISIWVLTAIAAYQLYQQMEAMATMVQYQLHLLVPIALVVVGFWVAYRLINWPTFADFLIAVEAEMNKVTWPSKAELWRSVIVVIALIFILAMLLFAFDLLWITLFKTIGLIPPDPQTPPT
- the nusG gene encoding transcription termination/antitermination protein NusG, producing MSSSPDNSFDPQKDPESGIPADAENTAEEAATPEAAADDAASVEEPESADEENALGEAAEDQPESDDAAPAEDSTEEAGPAEPKPAPAATGKKRGPIEEISDEEEEAAEAADKEWYILKVQSNREKSISNNLIRRVKMAGLEDYFGEILVPTEDLVEYKNGKKKVTKQKLYPGYIVVHMAINDETWFLVRETGGIGDFTGAAGKPVPMLPHEVDRIVKKTRKPEEGEQEEVKTNIRFKIGDHVRITEGTFENFEGDVEVIDNTNGRVTVMINIFGRTTPVEMEHWQMEPV
- the rplK gene encoding 50S ribosomal protein L11, translating into MAREQVGQAKFQVPGGQATPAPPVGTSLGRFGVNLGQFVQQFNDKTREFNGMPIPVVVTVYNDRTFEFVCKSPPAAALLKKAAGLAKGSGTPNTKKVGKVSQDQIEDICNQKMADLNARDLDHARRMIEGTARSMGLEVTE
- the rplA gene encoding 50S ribosomal protein L1; this encodes MAKQSKRYRALAEKLPAEPLNLKDAIVLLKSFDTTKFDQTVEIAMRLGIDPKQADQLVRGALVLPHGIGKVQRVIVFAKGDNATAAEEAGADEVGAEELAKKIKGGWLDFDVCIASPDMMGLVGPLGRVLGPRGLMPSPRAGTVTPDVAKVVKEYKAGKVEFRNDPTGIVHAVVGRLGFESDKLQDNIQAFIDHINGLKPQAAKGTYVRSVNLSATMSPGIQVAL
- the rplJ gene encoding 50S ribosomal protein L10, translating into MSKYLKNLVITDLSKRLDGVNDLLVVDVVGMNAEKTHLVRKQLREKGLSLLVVRRTLAAKACEGTTLAPAFEGMQGSTAIVWGGEDFVDLAKEVVKLNENDDYPGFTAKGGVMDGESLNPDSVKAISKWPNRAEQLSLLVGQILGPGRTLGAQIKGPGAKLASQVKQVGEKQEG
- the rplL gene encoding 50S ribosomal protein L7/L12, with translation MSEEATATVEVSEEIKGLGDQIAGLTLKQAVELGDYLKDAHGIEAAAGGGVVMAPGGGDAGGAAAAEQTEFDVVMTDFGAQKIGVIKVVRGITGLGLKEAKDLVEGTPSKIKEGVSKEEAEKVKTELEEAGAVVEIK